One genomic window of Garra rufa chromosome 24, GarRuf1.0, whole genome shotgun sequence includes the following:
- the acot9.1 gene encoding acyl-CoA thioesterase 9, tandem duplicate 1 isoform X2 has translation MFSPRVLRSASSFMCRRLSMGQMCLQGKAPDMAEVRNRLREIVGASTNWKDHQQALAERTSLSQYLAQSQDELPAKTMKDSAIEAHLPLGTQPALREKYLNYHNSVRFGRILEDLDSLAVLICYSHTWNKELKRSPLSIVTALVDKIDMRQNIIYPDCDIKFTGHVTWVGKTSIEAKMHMSQYHDGAYSDVLDATFVMVARDPENKRAAFINPLKLESPEEEAIFQQGEINKKRRVELSTASLLKVAPTAEERTLIHNLFLNTLDTRTVSFRGRILPLNSVWMEDAKMKGLEICHPQERNIFNRIFGGFLMRKAYELGWANACAFAGCRPTLVAVDDILFRKPVEIGSLLLLSSQVCYTEGMHIQVRVHTEVLDPLTRQNSTTNVFHFTFRAEKDIPAVVPQSYGESMLYLDGKRHFDETMRSQR, from the exons TTCGCAACAGGCTGAGGGAGATAGTCGGAGCATCCACCAACTGGAA AGATCATCAGCAAGCACTAGCTGAGCGTACATCACTAAGCCAGTATCTTGCTCAGAGTCAAGATGAACTTCCTGCAAAGACAATGAAGGACAGTGCAATTGAGGCTCATCTTCCTTTGGGTACCCAGCCTGCCTTGAGAGAGAAATACCTCAACTATCACAACAGTGTCAG GTTTGGGAGGATTTTGGAAGACTTGGACAGTTTAGCAG TGCTCATCTGTTACTCTCACACATGGAATAAGGAGCTGAAAAGATCTCCACTGTCTATTGTCACCGCTCTAGTGGACAAGATCG ACATGAGACAAAACATCATCTACCCTGACTGTGACATCAAGTTCACAGGTCACGTGACATGGGTTGGCAAAACCTCAATAGAAGCTAAAATGCACATGTCTCAG TATCATGATGGGGCGTACAGTGATGTATTAGATGCCACATTTGTAATGGTGGCTCGAGATCCTGAAAACAAAAG GGCAGCTTTTATAAATCCACTGAAACTAGAGAGTCCAGAGGAAGAGGCGATTTTTCAACAAGGAGAGA TTAACAAGAAGAGGCGTGTGGAGCTGAGCACAGCCTCTCTTCTGAAAGTGGCCCCTACAGCTGAGGAGAGGACGCTTATTCACAACCTGTTCCTCAACACTTTAGACACACG AACTGTAAGCTTTCGGGGTCGTATTTTACCACTTAACTCAGTGTGGATGGAAGATGCCAAAATGAAAGGGCTTGAGATCTGCCATCCACAA GAAAGAAATATCTTTAACCGGATATTTGGTGGATTTTTAATGAGAAAGGCCTATGAACTTGGGTGGGCGAATGCCTGTGCATTTGC TGGATGCAGACCAACGCTGGTGGCTGTAGATGATATCTTATTTCGGAAGCCAGTAGAAATTGGCTCTTTGCTATTGTTGTCTTCACAG GTTTGTTACACAGAAGGGATGCACATCCAGGTCAGGGTTCACACGGAGGTGCTTGACCCATTGACCCGGCAAAACAGCACCACAAACGTGTTTCACTTCACGTTCCGTGCTGAGAAGGATATCCCAGCTGTTGTACCACAGAGCTATGGAG AATCTATGCTGTATCTGGATGGAAAGAGGCACTTTGATGAGACCATGAGGAGccaaagatga
- the acot9.1 gene encoding acyl-CoA thioesterase 9, tandem duplicate 1 isoform X1 gives MFSPRVLRSASSFMCRRLSMGQMCLQGKAPDMAEGNTFLLVSNVRNRLREIVGASTNWKDHQQALAERTSLSQYLAQSQDELPAKTMKDSAIEAHLPLGTQPALREKYLNYHNSVRFGRILEDLDSLAVLICYSHTWNKELKRSPLSIVTALVDKIDMRQNIIYPDCDIKFTGHVTWVGKTSIEAKMHMSQYHDGAYSDVLDATFVMVARDPENKRAAFINPLKLESPEEEAIFQQGEINKKRRVELSTASLLKVAPTAEERTLIHNLFLNTLDTRTVSFRGRILPLNSVWMEDAKMKGLEICHPQERNIFNRIFGGFLMRKAYELGWANACAFAGCRPTLVAVDDILFRKPVEIGSLLLLSSQVCYTEGMHIQVRVHTEVLDPLTRQNSTTNVFHFTFRAEKDIPAVVPQSYGESMLYLDGKRHFDETMRSQR, from the exons GAAACACATTTTTACTTGTGAGCAATG TTCGCAACAGGCTGAGGGAGATAGTCGGAGCATCCACCAACTGGAA AGATCATCAGCAAGCACTAGCTGAGCGTACATCACTAAGCCAGTATCTTGCTCAGAGTCAAGATGAACTTCCTGCAAAGACAATGAAGGACAGTGCAATTGAGGCTCATCTTCCTTTGGGTACCCAGCCTGCCTTGAGAGAGAAATACCTCAACTATCACAACAGTGTCAG GTTTGGGAGGATTTTGGAAGACTTGGACAGTTTAGCAG TGCTCATCTGTTACTCTCACACATGGAATAAGGAGCTGAAAAGATCTCCACTGTCTATTGTCACCGCTCTAGTGGACAAGATCG ACATGAGACAAAACATCATCTACCCTGACTGTGACATCAAGTTCACAGGTCACGTGACATGGGTTGGCAAAACCTCAATAGAAGCTAAAATGCACATGTCTCAG TATCATGATGGGGCGTACAGTGATGTATTAGATGCCACATTTGTAATGGTGGCTCGAGATCCTGAAAACAAAAG GGCAGCTTTTATAAATCCACTGAAACTAGAGAGTCCAGAGGAAGAGGCGATTTTTCAACAAGGAGAGA TTAACAAGAAGAGGCGTGTGGAGCTGAGCACAGCCTCTCTTCTGAAAGTGGCCCCTACAGCTGAGGAGAGGACGCTTATTCACAACCTGTTCCTCAACACTTTAGACACACG AACTGTAAGCTTTCGGGGTCGTATTTTACCACTTAACTCAGTGTGGATGGAAGATGCCAAAATGAAAGGGCTTGAGATCTGCCATCCACAA GAAAGAAATATCTTTAACCGGATATTTGGTGGATTTTTAATGAGAAAGGCCTATGAACTTGGGTGGGCGAATGCCTGTGCATTTGC TGGATGCAGACCAACGCTGGTGGCTGTAGATGATATCTTATTTCGGAAGCCAGTAGAAATTGGCTCTTTGCTATTGTTGTCTTCACAG GTTTGTTACACAGAAGGGATGCACATCCAGGTCAGGGTTCACACGGAGGTGCTTGACCCATTGACCCGGCAAAACAGCACCACAAACGTGTTTCACTTCACGTTCCGTGCTGAGAAGGATATCCCAGCTGTTGTACCACAGAGCTATGGAG AATCTATGCTGTATCTGGATGGAAAGAGGCACTTTGATGAGACCATGAGGAGccaaagatga